TATTGCCACCCGCCCTTAACTATTGGAGTTCCGCTTTCGCAGCTGGTGCGCAGTTGTAGCCCTAGCAGTATGCCCAGTGGGCTCTCCTTAACTTGCGCTCGAGAATCGTATACTGTGATTTCATGGCTTACGAACTCAACGAAAGCTCGCGAATGGCGGCGTGTATGGCGGCAGCTATGGGCGTTCAGAGCTTGATCGCATCGCCCTGGATGCAGGATTCCTGCGTGAGCCCCTCTGGAGTCCCAGGCAGACGGCGCCGACCAAGCAGCCGCgtcgtttctttttctAAATTTTACTTGGTATATAAGGAGAGAAAAAATGTGCGATGGCCCTCCCTCTTACAGGCATGTTTCTCTTTCTTTTAGAAACCAAATCTCTTTGCCTTTTGGCTTAGATCAAGTGTAGTATCTGTTCTTTTCAGTGTAACAACTGAAATGTCCTCAATGAGGATATTATTACTGTTACAACAATATTTTTGGAACTAAATAGGTCCCCCGACGTGCTTATGCCGACGGGGGGCCGAGCCCAGGGCGGCCAGGTGGAGGCGCTGTGCTAGTGGGAGCCGTGTGTGAGAGATATGGTACCGTGGTTCTGCTTTGGTGGTGTCCGCTGTGCGTGATCCCGTTCGGGGGGCGGGGCGGAGGGGAGGCGTGAGCTGTAACATGGACGGGCTTGCTCGTCCTTCCCTTCCTTGGTGTCCTGCTTCCTGGGATTGCGtgggcgccgccggcgtgGCTCTTGCGCGACCTATGTTATCGGCTAAACATTGGGTCCACCCTAAGCTAGTGCAGGGTTCTGTGTCTGGCTCGACGTGCCGCAGCCATTGCACTACCGGCAGCCGTGCGCTGTCACTGCCCTGGGCTTCCCCTTCTTTTGAGCGCGGGAAATGAGGCCATTTCTCGAGTTGAAAAGCTGAGCACGTTATTAAATGTCGTTAGATACTGCTGAGAGTACTTTTTAGTTTATATGCGTCTACCTAATGAGGAAGCTGGATTTCTTTGGCGAGAGCGAGGCGCTGCTGTCCTCGTCGCCCTTTTTCCCGACACCCATGATCTCGAGGAAGCTCTCGGCTTCGTGATCGCGGCTCTTCTTCCGTTTGGCGTCGAAGACCCTGTAGAATTTCAAATTCTCGTCGCCGCCGACTGTAGCTATGGTCGTGCCGTCTGGCGACAACTGACTCGAAACGATACGGGACTCATGAGCTTGTGTAATTTCTGCAACCTTAACCTTGGAATCATAATTGTAGATGGAGATAGAATTGTCGGGGGAGCCGCCTGTTGCGACTATCTCCCTGTTCATGTGCGAATCTTCGTAACTCTGGCCCCAGTGTAGCGATGAAACCTGGGATCCTGTGTTGATGCTGCCTATGCGCGCGCCGGTGGTTGTGTTCCAGAAGTGAATGTGTCTATCCAGGGAGCCGCCGCCGGTGGCGAGGAGGTTGACCACGTCCGGGTGCCAGGTGATCGCCTTGACCGCAGCGTTGTGGTTGCGCTTCACCCATAGTGGCTCGTCCTGCCTCGTGTCCCATATCATCACTGTGTTGTCGTTCCCGCCGGAGGCGAGCTGCAGGCCGTCCTGCCTGAATTTGATGCCACAGACCTCGCTCGTGTGTTTCTCCCATGTGGAGACGATGTGGTCCTTCACCCGGACATCGTTCACCTGTATCTCCCCGCTCTTGGCGCCTATGCAAACGACCGTGTCTAGCCAATCCTGCGAGCAAATCCGCACGCCCAACGAGCTTCGCATCGTGCGCACGTGGGACATGGTCTCCACATCCCAGATCTCGGTGTTGCCGTCGTCCTTGCCAATCGAGATGTGGCAGTCGTCGTTCGACCACACGACGCTCGTGATCGTCTCGGTCTCGAACTCGGTGAGCAAGCTGACCTCGCCGGTCTCGCCGTTCCATAGATAGATGCTCTGGTCCAAGGCAATGGCCAACACGTTCTTTTTGGACCAGCTCAACAAGTTGAGGTAGAAGTCGTCCTGGAAGCCCGGCGCGTCGAGAATGCGCTCCGGGTTCGTGTTGATCTTCCGGAGGCGCGTGAACTTGCTGAGCGGCTGGGCGCCCGCGCTGTAGCGCTCCGCGCGGCTCCCGATCGAGTATATCGTCCGCTTGACCGAggcctgcggcggctgcggcaggTACTGCAAGATCCGCTGCGACATGTCGAGCCCGCACGCCTCCGCGATGTTCTGCTTGAACACGATCTTCGTGCGCGCCTTGAGGTGCGTCGACGGCGACGCGttcggcggcggcgacaCGTCCTGGTCCTCCGCCTCCTCGTCGCACCGCGCCCCCGTGCCCTTGTTCCGCACGGGGATGAAGCGGTCCGACGACGCGTACGTCTGCGACCCGTgctcctccgccgccgcctcctTCACCGCCTCCTCCTTGAAGTACGACGAGCTCTTtcgcagcagcggcggcaCCGCCTGCGTCAACTTCGTCCGCTGCATCCCCCCGCCCGCGCTGTGCGCCACGTTCGTCACGTTCGACAGCGACCCGTGCGCAGCCCGCGGCTTCATCACCTTGTTGTGCTTCTCCACCTTCGACCAGTCCGACGACACCACGTTGAGCC
This is a stretch of genomic DNA from Eremothecium gossypii ATCC 10895 chromosome VI, complete sequence. It encodes these proteins:
- the CDC20 gene encoding ubiquitin-protein transferase activating protein CDC20 (Syntenic homolog of Saccharomyces cerevisiae YGL116W (CDC20)), translated to MVDTKEPRLSASRSMLLLSSPSRLNVVSSDWSKVEKHNKVMKPRAAHGSLSNVTNVAHSAGGGMQRTKLTQAVPPLLRKSSSYFKEEAVKEAAAEEHGSQTYASSDRFIPVRNKGTGARCDEEAEDQDVSPPPNASPSTHLKARTKIVFKQNIAEACGLDMSQRILQYLPQPPQASVKRTIYSIGSRAERYSAGAQPLSKFTRLRKINTNPERILDAPGFQDDFYLNLLSWSKKNVLAIALDQSIYLWNGETGEVSLLTEFETETITSVVWSNDDCHISIGKDDGNTEIWDVETMSHVRTMRSSLGVRICSQDWLDTVVCIGAKSGEIQVNDVRVKDHIVSTWEKHTSEVCGIKFRQDGLQLASGGNDNTVMIWDTRQDEPLWVKRNHNAAVKAITWHPDVVNLLATGGGSLDRHIHFWNTTTGARIGSINTGSQVSSLHWGQSYEDSHMNREIVATGGSPDNSISIYNYDSKVKVAEITQAHESRIVSSQLSPDGTTIATVGGDENLKFYRVFDAKRKKSRDHEAESFLEIMGVGKKGDEDSSASLSPKKSSFLIR